A region from the Lytechinus variegatus isolate NC3 chromosome 6, Lvar_3.0, whole genome shotgun sequence genome encodes:
- the LOC121417634 gene encoding zinc finger protein 708-like, producing the protein MQIDDLRQVTDFEKNIQKETNPTTSGDLDTQSCDQKAEQTLTEVASQGGKITKRSSDLNAQSCDQRAEQTLTEVASGGDQTPKQSGDLNTQSCDQKAEQTLTEVASQGGKITKRSSDLNAQSCDQRAEQTLTEMASEDDQNPIKSKTSQIKVVEGKAQYDKDSGIYRCEDCGSFYAIPLILSRHVWCKHGHPGIVLTKDLTKGGTAFVINVVRYSRASTILSHIKKIHTGEKPFVCDQCGRAFRQKSSLTAHKQSIQIGTCKKLFACNECDKVFTHERGLKKHKSVHTGKKPHVCDQCGKAFDLARRLTQHKLIHSDERSYVCDQCGKAFKDPRNLRRHKAIHTGEKPYACDQCGKAFSQGYYLKQHKLIHTGMKPYICDQCDKAFSSKSYLSKHKQSHVVERPYVCDHCDKTFIEQSHLTEHKVIHTDPDRYPCDECGKAFAFKSSLVKHRIIHARVKRYVCDQCGMAFTIKSNLRDHLQVHTGERPYACDICRKAFAAATYLKIHKRIHTGEKPYVCDLCGKAFSNTATFLRHKRIHANEKRYACDICGKAFNVKNYMTKHKLMHTR; encoded by the exons ATGCAAATCGATGATCTCCGTCAAGTGAcagactttgaaaaaaacatcCAGAAAGAAACCAATCCAACAACATCAGGTGATCTCGACACTCAGTCATGTGATCAGAAGGCCGAACAAACTTTGACAGAAGTAGCTTCACAAGGTGGCAAGATTACCAAGCGATCAAGTGATCTCAACGCTCAGTCATGTGATCAGAGGGCAGAACAAACTTTGACAGAAGTAGCTTCAGGGGGCGACCAGACTCCCAAGCAATCAGGTGATCTCAACACTCAGTCATGTGATCAGAAGGCCGAACAAACTTTGACAGAAGTAGCTTCACAAGGTGGCAAGATTACCAAGCGATCAAGTGATCTCAACGCTCAGTCATGTGATCAGAGGGCAGAACAAACCTTGACGGAAATGGCCTCTGAAGATGACCAGAATCCTATCAAATCCAAAACTTCTCAAATAAAAGTTGTTGAGGGAAAGGCTCAATATGATAAAG ATTCTGGAATCTACCGATGTGAGGACTGTGGATCATTCTATGCTATTCCTCTCATCTTATCAAGACATGTTTGGTGCAAGCATGGACATCCTGGTATCGTTCTGACGAAAGATTTGACAAAGGGAGGCACT GCCTttgtgatcaatgtggtaaggTATTCAAGAGCAAGTACCATCTTAagtcacataaaaaaaatccatacaggtgagaagccctttgtatgtgatcaatgtggGAGAGCTTTTAGGCAAAAATCATCTCTCACTGCACACAAACAAAGCATCCAGATAGGTACATGTAAGAAGCTGTTTGCTTGCAATGAATGTGATAAGGTATTTACTCATGAAAGAGGtcttaaaaaacataaaagtGTCCATACAGGTAAGAAGCCACAtgtatgtgatcaatgtggtaaggcatttGATCTTGCTCGTCGTCTAACACAACATAAACTAATCCATTCAGATGAGAGATCCTATGTATGTGATCAGTGTGGTAAGGCATTCAAAGATCCAAGGAATCTTAGAAGACATAAAGCaatccatacaggtgagaaaCCCTATGCATGTGATCagtgtggtaaggcatttagtCAAGGATATTATCTCAAACAACATAAACTAATCCATACAGGTATGAAGCCCTATATATGTGACCAGTGCGATAAGGCATTCTCTTCTAAATCCTATCTCTCAAAGCATAAACAAAGCCATGTAGTTGAACGGCCTTATGTATGCGATCATTGTGATAAAACGTTCATTGAACAATCCCATCTCACCGAACATAAAGTGATCCACACAGATCCGGATCGCTATCCGTGTGACGAGTGTGGTAAGGCATTTGCCTTCAAGTCTTCTCTCGTTAAACATAGAATAATTCATGCACGTGTGAAGAGGTATGTATGTGATCAGTGTGGTATGGCATTTACTATTAAATCCAATCTAAGGGACCATCTACAGGTCCACACAGGTGAGAGGCCATATGCATGTGATATTTGTCGTAAGGCATTCGCTGCAGCCACCTATCTCAAAATTCATAAACGAATCCACACAGGTGAGAAGCCTTATGTATGTGATCtgtgtggtaaggcatttagcAATACTGCTACTTTCCTGAGACATAAACGAATCCATGCAAATGAAAAGCGCTATGCATGTGATATATGTGGTAAGGCATTCAATGTTAAAAATTATATGACTAAACACAAACTAATGCATACACGATAG
- the LOC121417207 gene encoding probable histone-lysine N-methyltransferase PRDM7: protein MDDYSDIQVCFTAKEWAKISDYERICLKNIKENYEMIKEVGFQVRQPKFLRRQQGTKKEIKEEINREEEDRKPKGMQGSPGGSTNRPVLMHHLQGIKKEIKEEIDIKDEEMESVGLVHHQQGIKIEIKEETDIKDEEITSSGW, encoded by the exons ATGGATGATTATTCAGATATCCAGGTCTGCTTCACAGCCAAGGAATGGGCAAAGATCAGCGATTACGAACGAATATGTCTCAAGAACATCAAAGAAAACTATGAGATGATCAAAGAAGTTG GATTTCAGGTGAGGCAGCCAAAGTTCCTCCGACGTCAACAAGGAACAAAAAAGGAGATCAAAGAAGAGATTAATCGCGAGGAGGAGGATAGAAAACCCAAAG GAATGCAGGGTAGTCCTGGAGGGTCCACGAATCGACCAGTATTAATGCACCATCTGCaaggaataaagaaagagaTCAAGGAGGAAATTGACATCAAGGATGAGGAGATGGAGTCAGTAG GACTTGTGCATCATCAGCAAGGAATTAAGATAGAGATTAAAGAAGAAACTGATATCAAGGATGAGGAGATAACTTCATCAGGTTGGTAG